In one Pseudodesulfovibrio tunisiensis genomic region, the following are encoded:
- a CDS encoding TatD family hydrolase, which translates to MSKKSHKPRQEPETIGLPCVGVESHAHLDSEEFADDLEELLDRAEASGISHIVQVFLSHRAYLDGRHLFEGRNVSFLLGTHPNDADQLDDAELDAMREAFKADPRLVGVGEIGLDFYWDDMPRDLQERAFIRQLELARELEKPVVIHSRDSNPEAIAILEKHGFRDFPVLWHCFGADVETAERLLANGWHISIPGPITYRKTEETQAAVARIPLDRLLLETDCPYLAPEPWRGKRNHPALIAFTARRVAEIKGIAAEDLWRIAGENARRFFGIR; encoded by the coding sequence ATGAGCAAGAAAAGTCACAAACCCCGTCAGGAGCCCGAAACCATCGGGCTCCCGTGCGTGGGCGTGGAATCCCATGCCCACCTTGATTCCGAGGAATTCGCGGACGATCTGGAGGAGTTGCTGGACCGTGCCGAGGCCTCGGGCATATCGCATATTGTTCAGGTGTTTCTGAGCCATCGGGCCTATCTGGACGGCAGGCATCTGTTCGAAGGCCGTAACGTGTCCTTTCTGCTGGGCACGCATCCCAATGATGCGGACCAGCTGGACGACGCCGAACTGGACGCCATGCGCGAGGCGTTCAAGGCCGACCCGCGTCTTGTGGGCGTGGGCGAGATCGGGCTGGATTTCTACTGGGACGATATGCCCCGCGATTTGCAGGAGCGCGCGTTCATCCGGCAGCTCGAACTGGCCCGCGAACTGGAAAAACCCGTGGTCATCCATTCCCGGGACAGCAATCCCGAGGCCATCGCCATTCTGGAAAAGCACGGATTTCGCGATTTCCCGGTGCTCTGGCACTGTTTCGGCGCGGACGTGGAAACCGCGGAGCGGCTTCTTGCCAACGGCTGGCACATCTCGATTCCCGGCCCCATCACCTACAGGAAGACCGAGGAGACGCAGGCCGCCGTGGCCCGCATCCCCTTGGACCGGCTGCTGCTGGAGACCGACTGTCCCTACCTTGCGCCCGAGCCGTGGCGCGGCAAGCGCAACCATCCCGCGCTCATTGCCTTCACTGCCAGACGCGTGGCCGAGATCAAGGGCATTGCCGCGGAAGACCTCTGGCGCATTGCCGGGGAAAACGCCCGCCGTTTTTTCGGAATCCGCTGA
- the ilvD gene encoding dihydroxy-acid dehydratase, which yields MRSKKMTGGLEKAPHRSLLYATGLTREELDRPLIGVCNAANEIIPGHIHLDTITRAVKDGIRLAGGVPIEFPAIGVCDGIAMNHEGMKMSLPSREIIADSVEIMATAHPFDALVCIPNCDKIVPGMLMAILRLNIPAIIVSGGPMLPGNKKTTDLITVFEGVGRVKAGTMTEDELTELEMSACPTCGSCAGMFTANSMNCLSESIGLALPGNGTIPAVMSGRVRLAKQAGMRVMDLLEKDIKPRDIVTEKSVHNAVTMDMALGCSTNTVLHLPALFREAGLDLNLDVFNEISRKTPNLCKLSPAGGHYIQDLNEAGGIPAVMSELRKRDLLHLDVMTVTGKTLGENLDELHAANVNPEVIRPIDNPYSEEGGIAILYGNLAEQGCCVKQSAVAPAMMRNTGTARCFDSEEACVESILGGEIKPGDVLVVRYEGPRGGPGMREMLTPTSAIAGMGLGESVALITDGRFSGGTRGAAIGHISPEAAAGGLIGLVRDGDQIEIDIPARKIELLVDEATLEQRRAEWKPVVKEVTSPLLRRYARLVTSAATGAVYENR from the coding sequence ATGAGAAGCAAGAAAATGACTGGCGGCCTGGAAAAGGCCCCGCACCGTTCCCTGTTGTACGCGACCGGCCTGACCAGGGAGGAGCTGGACCGCCCCCTGATCGGCGTATGCAACGCGGCCAACGAAATCATTCCCGGCCACATTCATCTGGACACCATTACCCGCGCAGTCAAGGACGGCATCCGGCTGGCCGGAGGCGTCCCCATCGAATTTCCCGCCATCGGCGTATGCGACGGCATTGCCATGAACCACGAGGGCATGAAGATGTCCCTGCCCAGCCGCGAGATCATTGCGGATTCCGTGGAGATCATGGCCACGGCCCATCCGTTCGACGCGCTGGTGTGCATCCCCAACTGCGACAAGATCGTGCCCGGCATGCTCATGGCCATTCTGCGCCTGAACATTCCGGCCATCATCGTTTCCGGCGGCCCCATGCTGCCCGGCAACAAAAAGACCACGGACCTGATCACCGTGTTCGAGGGCGTGGGCCGGGTCAAGGCCGGGACCATGACCGAGGACGAACTCACCGAGCTGGAAATGTCGGCCTGTCCCACCTGCGGCTCGTGCGCAGGCATGTTCACGGCCAATTCCATGAACTGTCTGTCCGAGTCCATCGGGCTTGCCCTGCCCGGCAATGGCACCATTCCGGCAGTCATGTCCGGTCGCGTCCGTCTTGCCAAGCAGGCGGGCATGCGCGTCATGGATCTGCTGGAAAAGGACATCAAGCCGCGTGACATCGTCACGGAAAAATCCGTGCACAACGCCGTGACCATGGACATGGCACTGGGGTGCTCCACCAACACGGTGCTGCATCTGCCCGCCCTGTTCCGCGAGGCCGGACTTGATCTGAATCTCGACGTGTTCAACGAGATCAGCCGCAAGACCCCGAATCTGTGCAAGCTGTCCCCGGCGGGCGGCCATTACATTCAGGACCTGAACGAGGCGGGCGGCATCCCGGCCGTCATGTCCGAACTGCGCAAGCGCGACCTGCTGCATCTGGACGTCATGACCGTCACGGGCAAAACCCTTGGCGAGAATCTGGACGAGCTGCACGCGGCCAACGTCAATCCCGAGGTCATCCGGCCCATCGACAACCCGTATTCCGAAGAGGGCGGCATTGCCATTCTCTACGGGAATCTGGCCGAGCAGGGCTGTTGCGTGAAGCAGTCCGCAGTTGCCCCGGCCATGATGCGGAACACGGGCACGGCCCGCTGTTTCGATTCGGAAGAAGCCTGTGTCGAGTCCATTCTGGGCGGCGAGATCAAGCCCGGCGACGTCCTTGTGGTGCGCTACGAAGGCCCGCGCGGCGGTCCGGGCATGCGTGAGATGCTCACCCCCACGTCCGCCATTGCCGGCATGGGCCTTGGCGAGTCCGTCGCCCTGATCACGGATGGCCGTTTTTCCGGCGGCACGCGCGGTGCGGCCATTGGGCATATTTCACCCGAGGCGGCCGCAGGCGGTCTCATCGGACTGGTTCGGGACGGTGATCAAATCGAAATCGACATTCCTGCCCGCAAAATCGAGCTGCTCGTGGACGAGGCAACCCTTGAACAGCGGCGCGCCGAGTGGAAGCCCGTGGTCAAGGAAGTCACGTCTCCGCTTCTGCGCCGCTATGCTCGGCTCGTCACTTCCGCCGCCACTGGCGCGGTCTACGAGAACAGGTAG